CCTCGGCGCCGAGCGGTCCGGTCCCGCAGCTGCGCTGGCAGGACAGCATGAAGCCGCGCTCCGGCGAGACCGGCTGCGCCGGGTTCAGCTGAAGCGCGAGCATCAGCGCGCCGATGAACACCGGCTGGTGGACGAGATAGACCAGCAGGCTGTGACGCCCGCCCCAGGCGACGATCCGCGCCGGCAGCGAGGCGGGGCGCCAGGCGGCGAGGCGGCTGCCGGAGAGCCGCGGCAAAGCGAGCCGCGCCAGCACGATCCCGCTAAGCACGCAGCCGAACCAGGGGAAGACCGGCACGAAATCCGCCGTCGCGATCGGCGCACGCGAGAAGCCGAGCCAGGCGAGGGCGGGCTGGTCGAGCAGCGGATGGGCCACGAGGACGGGCAGGGCGAAGGCGATGATCGCCGCGCCGGCCACCGCCAGGATCGGCAGGCGCAGGAAGGGCAAGGCCAGCACGCTGCCGAGCGCGACATGATGGAGAATGCCGAAGAAGATGAAGCTGCCGGGCATCGCGACATAGGTCGCAATGGTCACCAGCGCGGCCGCGCCCGCGACCATCGCCAGACGCTTCAGGAAGGCTGACCGGTTCAGCCCGTTTCGGGTCGCCAGGACGAGACTGATTCCGACCAGCGTCAGGAAAGAGCCCGCAATCAGCCGGGCGAACCAGCGCCAGCCGGGCTCCGACGGAATATGCGTCTCGATCAGCCCTAAAAAGGAAAGATCATAGGCGAAGTGGAAGACGAACATCGCCAGAAGCGCGAGGCCGCGGGCGAGATCGACGACCTCCAGCCGCAGGCGCGGCGAGGGGGCGGCAGCTTGGGGCGAAACGGCGCTCATGCCGGCCTTCATAGGCAGGCTGCGGCGCGACCGCTACCCAAAGTGGGGCGTTGATGGCATGGGAGGGCGACAGTCCCGCGACGGTAACGGACCGCCATGCAGAG
This portion of the Bosea sp. OAE506 genome encodes:
- a CDS encoding heparan-alpha-glucosaminide N-acetyltransferase; translation: MSAVSPQAAAPSPRLRLEVVDLARGLALLAMFVFHFAYDLSFLGLIETHIPSEPGWRWFARLIAGSFLTLVGISLVLATRNGLNRSAFLKRLAMVAGAAALVTIATYVAMPGSFIFFGILHHVALGSVLALPFLRLPILAVAGAAIIAFALPVLVAHPLLDQPALAWLGFSRAPIATADFVPVFPWFGCVLSGIVLARLALPRLSGSRLAAWRPASLPARIVAWGGRHSLLVYLVHQPVFIGALMLALQLNPAQPVSPERGFMLSCQRSCGTGPLGAEACERLCACTVDSLKRENLWRETLTDALDQSQRERVSALAQACLRPATPR